The genomic DNA AAACTAATGTTAGCGCCTATAGAATTAATGGCTTTATTTATACGTCCATTAACATTATGTATTAGATTATTTGCTAATATAATGGCTGGCCATATTTTAATTTTAAGTTTTATTTGTCTTATTTTTATATTTAAAAATATTTTTATTATTGGATTTTCTATATTTTTTGGTTCTTTTATTTCTTTATTAGAAATTATGGTATCATTTCTACAATCTTTTATATTCACAAATTTATCTGCATTAATGATAGGTATATCTATTAAAAATCATAATAAAAATTAATAAAAAATATGAAATGTTATAGATGATATAGATTTAATAGAATTTGTACATTTACAAAAAATATTAAAAATTATAAATATAGATTTAACATAATTTATGGTAGGATCTATCGTAAGTTATAATTAATAAAAAAACATAAAATATTATGGATAATATAGACTTAACATATTCTGGTTTAGCAGCATTAGGGGCTGGTATAGCAGTTATAGGTGCTGGATTAGGAATTGGAAGAATTGGTAGTTCAGCAATGGAAGCCATTGCTAGGCAACCAGAAGCTTCTGATAAAGTACAAAATGCGATGATCATTGCTGCTGCATTAATTGAAGGAGCATCACTATTTGGTATAGTTACAGCATTACTTGCAGTATTTAAATGATTATAATTTTAGTTAATTTTAATTATTTAAAAAAATGGATATAACTGCTCCTTCTTTTGGATTAATTTTTTGGAATATAATAATATTTTCAATATTGATATTCATTCTATCTAAATTTGCTTGGAATCCAATTATTAATTTTATTGATAAAAGAGAAAAAAAAATAAAAGATTCTATTGAAAAAGCAAATTTATTAGAACATAAGTTGAATGAAATAGAGAAAAAAAAAAATGAAATATTGAAAAGTGCTTATGAAAAAAAAGATAGAATTATAAAAGAAACAATTAAAATTAAAAATGATATAAAATTAAAAGCAATAAATGATGGAATTATAGAAAAAGAAAATATCATAAAAAGTTATAAAAATATTCTTAACAGAGAAAGAAATAAATCTTTTCAATTATTAAAAAATGAAATAAAATTTATCTCAATTGAGATAGCAGAAAAAATACTAAGAAAAAAATTGAAAAAAGACCTTGAACAAGAAAATTTTATTAAATGTCTAATTGAAAAATTATAAATAAAGTGGTATTTAATAAAAAGATAATTAAACATTATGCAATGATTCTTTTTGACTATATTAATGATTCAAATCATTCAAAAGTATATCATCGTAGTATAATTAATCTATATATTTCTTTACAAAAAAATTTTTTGTTAAAAAAACTAATGTTTACTTTTTTTATAAAAAAAAATGAAAAAATAATAATTTTAAAAAAAATTATAAATAATATTTTTTTATACCATTTTATAAAAATTTTAATATTAAATGATAGAATTTTTTTGATAGAAAAAATTTTATTAGAATACAACAATATATATGATATAAAAAAAAACAATATTATTAAATGTATACTGACTACTACAATTCCAATAAATAAAACAA from Blattabacterium cuenoti includes the following:
- the atpF gene encoding F0F1 ATP synthase subunit B, which produces MDITAPSFGLIFWNIIIFSILIFILSKFAWNPIINFIDKREKKIKDSIEKANLLEHKLNEIEKKKNEILKSAYEKKDRIIKETIKIKNDIKLKAINDGIIEKENIIKSYKNILNRERNKSFQLLKNEIKFISIEIAEKILRKKLKKDLEQENFIKCLIEKL
- the atpE gene encoding ATP synthase F0 subunit C, whose amino-acid sequence is MDNIDLTYSGLAALGAGIAVIGAGLGIGRIGSSAMEAIARQPEASDKVQNAMIIAAALIEGASLFGIVTALLAVFK
- a CDS encoding F0F1 ATP synthase subunit delta is translated as MVFNKKIIKHYAMILFDYINDSNHSKVYHRSIINLYISLQKNFLLKKLMFTFFIKKNEKIIILKKIINNIFLYHFIKILILNDRIFLIEKILLEYNNIYDIKKNNIIKCILTTTIPINKTIQKMIAKKIINKKKKFIIINNINKNIIGGFVFVQIKEYKEWDFSIKRYLNEINQII